One window of Nitrospirota bacterium genomic DNA carries:
- a CDS encoding MBL fold metallo-hydrolase, with product MKITFIGQSSFKIELDSGAVVLTDPWFGGYPLLRARRPALGPNEIGDVKLILVSHNHIDHIDRRALRLALEKSSIVAGPPSVAHRAKVRGIEAVSLALRKDYDFGGLNVHTVPADHPLCSSPFGYLIQGDGKTLYFSGDTRNFPALRSALKGRSIDVALLQIACARYFGKPDGMDVHSAADLAREIHPKCVVPMHYHARFKEADPRQFKETLTESGIHVQILEPGVEAVL from the coding sequence TTGAAAATCACTTTCATTGGCCAGTCCTCATTCAAGATCGAGCTCGACTCGGGGGCGGTGGTGCTGACCGATCCCTGGTTCGGCGGCTATCCCCTTCTCCGAGCGCGCCGCCCCGCTCTTGGGCCAAACGAAATCGGGGATGTGAAATTGATCCTGGTTTCGCATAACCACATCGACCACATCGATCGGCGCGCTCTTCGGCTGGCCCTGGAGAAATCCTCCATCGTCGCCGGCCCCCCGTCCGTGGCCCATCGAGCGAAGGTCCGCGGCATCGAAGCCGTGAGCCTCGCTCTCCGGAAGGACTACGATTTCGGAGGGCTCAATGTCCACACCGTGCCCGCCGACCATCCCTTGTGCTCCAGTCCATTCGGCTACCTAATTCAGGGTGACGGGAAGACGTTATACTTCAGCGGTGACACCCGGAATTTCCCGGCTCTGCGTTCCGCCCTTAAAGGCCGCTCCATCGACGTCGCCTTGCTCCAAATCGCCTGCGCCCGGTACTTTGGAAAGCCGGACGGAATGGACGTTCACTCGGCGGCCGATTTGGCACGCGAGATACATCCGAAGTGCGTCGTCCCGATGCACTATCACGCCCGTTTCAAAGAGGCCGATCCCCGGCAATTCAAGGAGACACTGACGGAATCGGGAATCCACGTCCAAATCCTGGAGCCGGGAGTTGAGGCGGTTCTGTGA
- the larA gene encoding nickel-dependent lactate racemase, which produces MRIEVPWGDASLALDLPDDWEIVRAANPSRLKAVESVELELERALSNPIGCAPLSNILRPEHRVACVVDDIGRPTPAFRLLPLILKRVASAGIPRENQTLVFATGLHRGLTEEEMVKKVGREVFQSVRCINHNAKDANNLLRLGTTSRGTPAIFNKGVAEADVRILVGTIEPHVQAGFGGGCKNLLPGVAAAESIGANHFLGADPEHFSMIGFAPDRNPMRQDLEEAALMLGGATFIVNTLLTPKLQVARILAGHPIQAHREGLSAVSHSYAVPLEQPADLVITNSYPLDVNLRQDVKSVANVLFAAKPNGTILALLRSRLGLDDVRIPSSRLGLPLEWIRTLLRAAPARAIRALSTSPRTGIAVEERFFLYFALQALKRNRIFVFSPTLASQVNGKLRGIPLSGDLDVAIREVKRRLPSRPRVVVFPEGGVTYPLMEGHA; this is translated from the coding sequence ATGCGGATTGAAGTCCCCTGGGGCGACGCGTCACTGGCCCTCGACCTGCCCGACGATTGGGAGATCGTTCGCGCCGCCAACCCCTCCCGGCTCAAGGCCGTGGAGTCCGTTGAGCTTGAATTGGAACGCGCGCTGTCCAATCCCATCGGCTGTGCTCCGCTGAGCAACATCCTTCGCCCCGAACATCGAGTCGCCTGTGTGGTGGACGACATCGGCCGCCCCACTCCGGCGTTCCGCCTGCTTCCTTTGATCCTCAAACGGGTTGCCTCCGCGGGTATCCCCCGCGAAAACCAGACTCTCGTGTTCGCCACGGGTCTGCACCGCGGACTGACCGAAGAGGAAATGGTGAAGAAAGTGGGCCGGGAAGTTTTCCAGTCCGTTCGATGTATCAATCACAACGCGAAGGATGCGAACAATCTCCTCCGGCTCGGGACGACCTCCCGGGGGACACCCGCCATCTTCAACAAGGGGGTCGCCGAGGCGGACGTTCGAATTCTCGTGGGGACGATCGAGCCCCACGTCCAGGCCGGATTCGGCGGCGGCTGCAAGAACCTGCTCCCGGGAGTGGCGGCAGCCGAGAGCATCGGGGCGAATCACTTTCTGGGCGCCGACCCGGAGCACTTCAGCATGATCGGATTCGCGCCGGACCGGAATCCCATGCGGCAGGACCTCGAAGAGGCGGCCCTGATGCTGGGGGGCGCCACGTTCATCGTCAACACCCTGCTGACTCCGAAGCTCCAAGTGGCGCGTATCCTTGCAGGGCACCCGATCCAAGCCCACCGGGAAGGGCTTTCCGCCGTAAGTCATTCCTACGCCGTGCCGCTGGAGCAGCCGGCCGACCTCGTGATTACGAATTCCTATCCGCTTGATGTGAATCTGAGACAGGACGTGAAATCCGTGGCCAATGTCCTCTTCGCGGCGAAACCCAACGGGACGATTCTCGCCTTGTTGCGATCGAGACTCGGTCTGGATGATGTCCGCATCCCATCGTCCCGGTTAGGCCTGCCCCTTGAATGGATTCGGACCCTCCTCCGCGCCGCGCCCGCTCGCGCGATCCGCGCCCTTTCCACCAGTCCTCGAACGGGGATCGCCGTGGAAGAGCGGTTCTTCCTCTATTTCGCCCTCCAGGCGCTCAAACGTAATCGCATCTTTGTGTTTTCGCCCACGCTCGCGAGCCAGGTCAACGGCAAGCTCAGAGGCATCCCTCTCAGCGGTGATCTGGATGTCGCCATCCGAGAGGTGAAACGCCGACTCCCTTCACGTCCGCGTGTGGTCGTATTTCCCGAGGGCGGAGTGACCTACCCCTTGATGGAGGGTCACGCATGA
- a CDS encoding dihydroxy-acid dehydratase, producing the protein MKESPTPEFTIEYFRRIQATLENDEAFKNSLRGVEAEFGIGYPGKQMILSLKEGRLDIREGTPEQADAGVFVSEEGWKKLMAGTNPARLLITRKLKLQGNYMRYAKFMGPVLQVLEILQGKRPLVEVPSTVTREPSPAPMTSRKNSSPAPEAQPLTPDSDPYVFKKKSKTLIESEDGIPTGVVRLAIMRGAGIPVDSIQKKPVIAIANTWAETTAGHVHLRELARHVRDGILEAGGVPLEFNVLGPCDAYGNGNSGMRYILAQREIIADSIETFARSHWFDGLVTMSSCDKSNPGVLMAIARLDLPAICVTGGSNMMNARFQKGYRGLNHQNYEDMAMKLETTTCATCGSCELMTTANTMQAAMEAMGMALPGSATIPGFMVDKQFAARAAGRRIVGLIKEDLRPSKIMTYEAFENAIMVDMAIGGSTNATLHLPAIAHECGFKLDLELFNKYAARIPTLAGIAPSGPFGMFDLHQAGGIFALMKRIEDDLHLDALTVTGRTLREELRSARVLDDKVITSREKPFYPEGGTVILRGNLAPRGSVIKQSAVAREFHRFRGPARVFNSEADTLRALQNDQIQHGDAVVIRYEGPKGAPGMPEMLTVTMMLEAMGLRDVALVTDGRFSGASHGPCVGHVTPEAYAGGPIAAVRDGDAVRIDIPERGIEVELSESEIRSRLADFTPVSRPIERGYLQRYRRLVGSAAEGAVLS; encoded by the coding sequence ATGAAAGAAAGTCCAACGCCCGAATTCACTATCGAGTATTTCCGCCGCATTCAGGCCACTCTTGAAAACGACGAGGCCTTCAAGAACTCCCTCCGGGGCGTGGAGGCCGAGTTCGGCATCGGCTATCCGGGGAAACAGATGATTCTCTCGCTCAAGGAGGGCCGCCTCGACATTCGGGAGGGAACCCCCGAGCAAGCCGACGCGGGCGTGTTCGTCAGCGAGGAGGGCTGGAAGAAGCTCATGGCCGGCACCAATCCCGCCCGACTCCTCATTACGCGCAAACTGAAACTCCAAGGCAACTACATGCGCTACGCCAAGTTCATGGGACCCGTCCTCCAGGTTCTGGAAATCCTCCAAGGCAAGCGGCCGCTCGTCGAGGTGCCGTCGACCGTCACCCGTGAACCGTCACCCGCCCCGATGACCTCCCGCAAGAACTCTTCCCCAGCCCCTGAAGCACAGCCTCTGACCCCTGATTCCGATCCGTACGTATTCAAGAAGAAAAGCAAGACGCTGATCGAAAGTGAGGACGGCATTCCCACCGGAGTCGTCCGGCTGGCCATCATGCGGGGCGCCGGAATTCCGGTGGATTCCATTCAGAAAAAACCGGTGATCGCCATCGCCAACACCTGGGCCGAAACCACCGCGGGACACGTCCATCTGCGCGAGCTCGCGCGCCACGTCCGGGATGGAATCCTGGAAGCCGGAGGAGTCCCGCTGGAGTTCAACGTGCTCGGACCGTGCGACGCCTACGGCAACGGCAACTCCGGCATGCGCTATATCCTCGCCCAGCGCGAGATCATTGCGGATTCGATCGAGACGTTCGCCCGCTCCCACTGGTTCGACGGACTCGTCACGATGTCGTCATGCGACAAGAGCAACCCCGGCGTGCTTATGGCCATCGCCCGCCTGGATCTGCCGGCCATCTGCGTTACCGGCGGCTCGAACATGATGAACGCCCGTTTCCAGAAGGGTTATCGAGGCCTCAATCATCAAAACTACGAGGACATGGCGATGAAACTCGAAACCACCACCTGCGCCACGTGCGGCTCGTGCGAACTCATGACCACCGCCAACACGATGCAGGCGGCCATGGAGGCCATGGGCATGGCGCTGCCGGGTTCGGCAACGATCCCCGGTTTCATGGTGGACAAACAATTCGCGGCGCGCGCGGCCGGCCGACGAATCGTGGGATTGATCAAGGAAGACCTCCGGCCCTCGAAGATCATGACGTACGAGGCTTTTGAGAACGCCATCATGGTCGACATGGCCATCGGCGGCTCCACCAATGCCACTCTTCATCTCCCGGCGATCGCCCACGAATGCGGATTCAAGCTTGACCTTGAACTCTTCAACAAGTACGCCGCGCGCATCCCTACTCTCGCCGGCATCGCGCCGTCCGGTCCTTTCGGCATGTTCGACCTTCACCAAGCCGGAGGAATCTTTGCCCTGATGAAGAGAATCGAGGATGATCTGCATCTGGACGCACTCACGGTAACGGGACGCACCCTCCGCGAAGAACTCCGCAGCGCGCGGGTCCTGGACGACAAGGTCATCACATCACGCGAGAAACCATTCTATCCCGAGGGGGGAACGGTCATATTGCGCGGCAACTTGGCCCCGCGCGGCTCAGTCATCAAGCAGTCCGCTGTCGCCCGCGAATTCCACCGCTTCCGCGGACCCGCCCGTGTCTTCAACAGCGAAGCCGATACGCTGCGCGCTCTCCAAAACGATCAGATTCAGCACGGCGACGCCGTGGTCATCCGGTACGAAGGCCCCAAGGGCGCGCCCGGGATGCCCGAAATGCTGACTGTGACGATGATGCTTGAAGCGATGGGGCTGAGAGACGTGGCCCTCGTGACCGATGGGCGATTCTCGGGCGCGAGCCACGGGCCGTGCGTCGGCCATGTCACCCCCGAGGCCTACGCCGGCGGCCCGATCGCAGCCGTCCGTGACGGAGACGCCGTGCGAATCGATATTCCGGAGCGCGGGATCGAGGTTGAGCTTTCGGAATCCGAGATTCGCAGTCGGCTGGCGGACTTCACCCCGGTCTCGCGACCCATCGAACGAGGGTATCTTCAGCGCTATCGAAGGCTCGTCGGTTCCGCCGCCGAAGGGGCCGTGCTGAGTTGA
- a CDS encoding outer membrane protein transport protein, translated as MRHVQALAVFLAFLNMIPRVCPANTFDILGFSPRSIAMGGAYTAVGGDEGSLYHNPAGLGQLHSSSFLLSPLWDFPRFSARPASRQGGALPALTLDFPTAERNSRLISAASGPDTVSGTTIGLALKAGHHFGFGLAMYLPGRPNGRHFLDFNVIKYRFFDSYTPYDLQQNRMDRLIILPAAGLRILDGLSVGAGTSVLGNATSEFVTTIPLSPDKDVRIVSDLDIPPIASPFAGILYSPIERLSLGLTYRDEIKLRVKAAAKTEVSIGIGSLQFPVWIPLQIDAVTHYTPRQVVLGTAAHLLPEVLVTGELTWAQWSKYVPPFPKITGIDEEAFQKIPEMLRPQLPFVPPVEPAHFKNTLVPRLGTEWSPSKDLSFRAGSAYEPSPVPDQKATSNILDSDRLHLTGGAAYHIEPNRVLRYPMRLDAFILYTRLQPRTFEKNLDNLRDEDAEKEGIQTTNPGYPGITYSGNALALGISAAFEF; from the coding sequence ATGAGGCACGTCCAGGCCCTCGCGGTCTTCCTCGCGTTCCTGAACATGATCCCGAGGGTCTGCCCGGCCAACACGTTCGACATCCTGGGGTTCAGCCCGCGGTCCATCGCCATGGGAGGCGCCTACACGGCCGTGGGCGGAGATGAGGGCAGTCTGTACCACAATCCCGCCGGGCTCGGGCAACTCCATTCCAGCTCCTTCCTCCTCTCGCCGCTCTGGGATTTTCCGCGATTCTCGGCCCGCCCTGCCTCCCGTCAGGGCGGCGCGCTCCCAGCTCTCACCTTGGATTTCCCGACCGCCGAAAGAAACAGCCGGCTCATCTCGGCCGCTTCAGGTCCGGATACGGTGTCTGGCACAACGATCGGCCTCGCCCTCAAGGCCGGCCATCATTTCGGTTTCGGCCTCGCGATGTACCTCCCCGGACGCCCCAACGGCCGCCATTTCCTCGACTTCAATGTCATCAAGTATCGCTTCTTTGACTCCTACACTCCCTACGACCTCCAACAGAACCGAATGGACCGCCTGATTATCCTGCCCGCCGCAGGTTTGCGAATCCTGGACGGGCTCTCGGTCGGCGCCGGCACTTCGGTCTTGGGCAATGCCACTTCCGAATTCGTCACCACCATTCCGCTCAGTCCGGATAAGGACGTCCGCATCGTGAGCGATCTGGACATTCCGCCCATCGCCTCCCCCTTCGCGGGAATCTTGTATAGTCCCATCGAACGGCTCTCCCTGGGCTTGACCTACCGCGATGAGATCAAGCTTCGAGTCAAGGCCGCCGCGAAAACGGAGGTCAGCATCGGAATCGGCTCCCTTCAATTTCCCGTCTGGATCCCGCTCCAAATCGACGCCGTCACGCACTACACGCCGAGGCAAGTCGTCTTGGGCACGGCCGCACATCTTCTCCCGGAGGTGCTCGTAACAGGCGAACTGACCTGGGCGCAATGGTCCAAATACGTTCCTCCCTTCCCGAAAATTACGGGGATCGATGAGGAAGCGTTTCAGAAAATCCCCGAGATGCTCCGGCCGCAACTGCCCTTTGTCCCACCCGTTGAACCGGCTCATTTCAAGAATACGCTCGTCCCCCGGCTCGGCACAGAATGGTCGCCGTCGAAAGATCTGTCGTTCCGCGCGGGATCGGCGTATGAACCGTCACCCGTCCCCGATCAGAAGGCCACAAGCAACATTCTCGACAGCGACCGCCTGCACCTGACGGGAGGTGCCGCGTACCACATCGAACCGAATCGCGTGCTTCGTTACCCTATGCGCCTGGACGCGTTTATCCTGTATACTCGTCTTCAACCTCGAACCTTTGAGAAGAACCTTGATAACCTTCGAGATGAAGACGCTGAAAAAGAAGGGATTCAAACCACCAATCCCGGTTATCCGGGGATCACCTACTCCGGAAACGCCCTTGCCCTCGGCATTTCGGCAGCGTTCGAATTCTAG
- a CDS encoding dihydrodipicolinate synthase family protein: MVPTPLKEDYSVDESALAAVIEFLIRRRVHGITVLGSNGEFTYFTFEEKGRILRAAVRAAKGRVRILAGTGAMGTEETLALTRMAKDVGADGALVALPTYYPAAFPQVKAHYQAVARLGLPILFYHFPDCTHLVLTPRQVAEICMLEGIAGMKASIVDLRAFKSYLRRISKPAFHAFTGVTYLFRPALESGASGLICPISAIFPEAAVGFYEAWKKGDAAAARAHETSLWKTLPLMSGSEAPWQALSLGFQIVSKTGIPVPARGGDSPAVFKEVLRLRGLPIRPLVRRPLRQLNSAEAARAKRTWQEIQKNGVMDT, encoded by the coding sequence GTGGTTCCCACGCCACTCAAAGAAGACTACAGCGTGGACGAATCCGCCCTTGCCGCGGTGATCGAGTTCCTGATCCGGCGCCGTGTCCACGGGATCACCGTCCTCGGTTCGAACGGGGAATTCACCTATTTCACCTTTGAGGAGAAAGGCCGCATCCTTCGCGCCGCCGTGCGGGCCGCCAAGGGGCGCGTCAGGATTCTCGCGGGGACGGGAGCCATGGGAACCGAAGAAACCCTCGCTCTGACTCGCATGGCGAAGGATGTGGGCGCCGATGGCGCCCTCGTCGCCCTCCCCACCTACTACCCTGCCGCTTTCCCCCAGGTGAAAGCCCACTACCAGGCCGTCGCCCGTCTCGGCCTCCCGATTCTCTTTTATCACTTCCCTGATTGCACCCACCTCGTCCTCACGCCCCGCCAGGTGGCGGAGATTTGCATGCTGGAGGGCATCGCGGGGATGAAGGCAAGTATCGTCGATCTGCGGGCCTTCAAGAGCTACCTCCGAAGAATCTCGAAACCGGCCTTCCATGCTTTCACAGGCGTGACGTACTTGTTCAGACCCGCGCTCGAAAGCGGCGCGAGCGGATTGATCTGCCCGATCTCCGCCATTTTTCCCGAGGCCGCCGTCGGTTTCTACGAGGCGTGGAAGAAAGGCGATGCCGCAGCCGCACGGGCCCACGAGACATCGCTTTGGAAAACGCTCCCCCTCATGAGCGGCTCGGAGGCTCCGTGGCAGGCCTTGTCACTGGGATTTCAGATCGTGAGCAAAACAGGCATCCCCGTGCCCGCCCGCGGCGGCGACTCTCCGGCCGTCTTCAAGGAGGTCCTGCGGCTCCGCGGACTGCCGATCCGACCGCTCGTCCGCCGCCCCCTGCGACAACTGAATTCGGCCGAGGCCGCAAGAGCCAAGCGAACCTGGCAGGAGATCCAGAAGAACGGAGTCATGGACACATGA
- a CDS encoding NAD(P)-dependent oxidoreductase, which produces MILVAGGNGYLGRHLVRALSERGESVRVFDRVRPTALPERCVVLRGDVRDADKCRQAVEGCSVVFHLVGIMPQAKASETLMHQVNVGGTANLLKASVEAGVKRFVFLSSMEVYGASGKVPLEEGDQPQPIGEYGRNKQEAEALCLDTMKKSGLEVVILRPSTIVGRQVIDHQLRSLLNWVARKWPLVSIGNGHSRFQMSSLQDCVSACLLAVERQEASGQVFNIGADDPPSIREFMKSVRKLSHNPFPVLAVPAKPIKWVLAALDGMGISAVPPDHFKLLDATFVMDCNKAKRILGWRPTQSNLDMFQEAYQSFVTDRGRES; this is translated from the coding sequence ATGATCCTCGTAGCCGGGGGAAACGGCTACCTGGGTCGCCATCTCGTGCGAGCGCTCTCTGAACGTGGCGAATCGGTGCGGGTATTCGACCGCGTCCGCCCCACAGCCCTTCCGGAACGCTGCGTTGTGCTGCGGGGCGACGTCAGGGACGCCGACAAATGCCGCCAAGCCGTGGAGGGCTGTTCCGTCGTCTTCCACCTCGTCGGAATCATGCCGCAGGCGAAGGCATCCGAAACGCTCATGCACCAAGTTAACGTCGGAGGAACGGCCAACCTTCTCAAGGCGAGTGTCGAAGCGGGAGTGAAACGATTCGTTTTTCTTTCCAGCATGGAAGTGTACGGGGCATCCGGAAAAGTCCCTCTTGAAGAAGGCGATCAGCCGCAACCGATCGGGGAATACGGACGCAACAAGCAGGAAGCGGAGGCGCTCTGCCTCGACACCATGAAGAAATCCGGACTTGAAGTAGTCATCCTCCGTCCTTCCACCATCGTGGGACGGCAGGTCATCGACCACCAGCTCCGCTCACTTCTCAACTGGGTCGCGCGCAAATGGCCGCTCGTCTCGATCGGCAACGGCCACAGCCGATTCCAGATGTCCTCACTCCAGGATTGCGTCTCGGCATGCCTCCTCGCCGTCGAAAGACAGGAAGCATCCGGCCAGGTCTTCAATATCGGGGCCGACGATCCCCCGTCCATCCGGGAGTTCATGAAGTCGGTGCGCAAGTTGAGTCACAATCCGTTCCCGGTCCTCGCGGTCCCGGCGAAACCGATCAAATGGGTTCTGGCGGCGCTGGACGGGATGGGCATCTCCGCCGTGCCCCCCGATCACTTCAAGCTCCTCGATGCCACGTTCGTGATGGACTGCAACAAGGCCAAGAGGATTCTTGGCTGGCGCCCCACGCAGTCCAACCTTGATATGTTCCAGGAGGCCTACCAATCGTTTGTAACCGACCGAGGGAGGGAATCATGA
- a CDS encoding mandelate racemase/muconate lactonizing enzyme family protein — MMKVKRLELYRVTIPLPKPFYPSWIPGYPQTENRFTLLRVLTDDGIEGFSAGVEMEEERQGLGTLLGPYLIDMDPLDIESIQQRLREASYLGWRNSWIEAAFWDIKGKAAGKPVYELLGGKGGRIPVYCSTGEIHDPARRAEEAKVIKKAGYRGIKLRVHSFDPKDDVAVLESVRKAVGDDMDIMVDANQGWRVTVIEDAPLWNLERAIHFARECERLRIRWIEEPLDMYGYDDLATLCKESSVAIAGGELNAGWHEFKIMLEKGSYDIYQPDATFAGGIATCKRLMDAALAEGLNYTPHTWTNGIGFMINLQIAATHPNPLPLEYPYEPPGWIPEVRDALFKEPLRPDSEGNLLIPNRPGLGFDIDPWRLARYGRKFFTVTPLRLGLHVLRRKGIRTTLELGRRKMGKKKGSAVIPPQADQPSAKKPVS; from the coding sequence CTGATGAAAGTGAAACGTCTCGAACTCTATCGCGTCACGATTCCGCTCCCGAAACCCTTCTACCCATCGTGGATTCCCGGGTATCCCCAGACGGAAAACCGCTTCACGCTCCTGCGGGTCTTGACCGACGACGGCATCGAGGGCTTCAGCGCGGGCGTGGAAATGGAGGAGGAACGCCAGGGACTCGGCACGCTCCTGGGCCCCTATCTCATCGATATGGACCCCCTGGACATCGAGTCCATCCAGCAACGGCTCCGCGAAGCCTCCTACCTCGGCTGGCGCAATAGTTGGATCGAGGCCGCCTTCTGGGACATCAAAGGCAAAGCCGCCGGCAAGCCGGTGTACGAATTGCTCGGCGGGAAGGGCGGGCGCATTCCCGTCTACTGCTCAACGGGCGAGATCCACGATCCCGCCCGGCGCGCGGAGGAGGCGAAGGTCATCAAAAAAGCGGGATACCGGGGCATTAAGCTCCGCGTCCACTCCTTCGATCCGAAGGATGACGTGGCCGTCCTCGAATCGGTGAGGAAGGCCGTGGGAGACGACATGGACATCATGGTCGATGCGAATCAAGGCTGGCGCGTCACCGTCATCGAGGATGCTCCGCTGTGGAATCTGGAACGCGCGATCCACTTCGCCCGCGAGTGCGAACGTCTCCGCATCCGCTGGATCGAGGAACCGTTGGATATGTACGGCTACGACGATCTCGCGACGCTGTGCAAGGAAAGTTCCGTGGCCATCGCCGGCGGCGAGCTCAACGCCGGTTGGCACGAATTCAAGATCATGCTGGAAAAAGGCTCGTACGACATTTACCAACCGGACGCCACATTCGCGGGTGGAATCGCCACCTGCAAGAGGCTCATGGATGCCGCTCTCGCCGAGGGACTCAACTACACGCCCCACACTTGGACCAACGGCATCGGCTTCATGATCAACCTCCAGATCGCTGCTACTCATCCGAATCCGCTGCCCCTCGAATATCCTTACGAGCCACCGGGCTGGATCCCCGAGGTCCGCGATGCCCTCTTCAAAGAACCGCTCCGGCCGGACAGCGAGGGCAATCTGCTCATCCCGAACAGGCCGGGCCTCGGCTTCGATATCGACCCCTGGAGGCTGGCACGCTATGGCCGGAAGTTTTTCACCGTCACTCCGCTCAGGCTGGGCCTGCACGTCCTTCGCCGCAAGGGCATCCGAACCACGCTGGAACTGGGCCGGAGAAAGATGGGGAAGAAGAAGGGGTCAGCGGTCATTCCGCCTCAGGCGGATCAGCCATCAGCAAAGAAACCAGTTTCATGA